The proteins below are encoded in one region of Neisseria macacae ATCC 33926:
- the rbfA gene encoding 30S ribosome-binding factor RbfA, with translation MRKPQRGYARQDRVKEQIMRELAELVRTGLKDPRAGFITINEVEVTRDYSHATVFYTVLDDSTRDITEEALEHAKGHLRSELAKRIKLFKTPELHFKYDESLERGMSISSLIDQVAAEKPVED, from the coding sequence ATGAGAAAACCGCAACGCGGCTATGCCCGCCAAGACCGTGTCAAAGAACAAATCATGCGCGAACTGGCCGAGCTGGTCCGCACCGGCCTGAAAGACCCGCGCGCAGGCTTCATCACCATCAACGAAGTCGAAGTCACCCGCGATTACAGCCACGCCACCGTGTTCTACACCGTCCTCGACGACAGCACCCGCGACATCACCGAAGAAGCCTTGGAACACGCCAAAGGCCACTTGCGCAGCGAATTGGCCAAACGCATCAAACTCTTCAAAACGCCCGAACTGCACTTCAAATACGACGAATCGCTCGAACGCGGCATGAGCATTTCCAGCCTCATTGACCAAGTGGCGGCGGAAAAGCCGGTGGAAGATTAA
- a CDS encoding Slam-dependent surface lipoprotein encodes MTHAKLLMALAAVFAASSAQAQIRTFTSGTQIGATVTNNGLPRHIELGIEGEGNYRGKAAINVVDPSLAALSKQKKVANNNPTPFAKVDSIGTRPFIRHLANGIVNKDRNGVIVARMYRMSGSTWDALYNNKIWKMPNHSHLGRMTYSKVGNLDVYFGEWADVKAGAGAGTVGTNTSVFYNGTGKTTRMPTSGKATYAVKGINNYVNQNSPIMTGTLTADFGAKKLNGTITKTGLSVAIDNAVINTAQASFSGAAKANSSINGRTQGHFYGNNAAALAGVADFNNPKLNTAFGGTRR; translated from the coding sequence ATGACACACGCTAAACTTCTGATGGCCTTGGCCGCCGTGTTTGCCGCATCTTCTGCCCAAGCTCAAATCCGCACTTTTACTTCTGGTACGCAGATAGGGGCAACGGTTACAAACAACGGACTTCCCCGTCATATCGAATTGGGAATAGAAGGAGAAGGCAATTACAGAGGCAAGGCTGCTATCAATGTTGTTGACCCCAGTCTAGCAGCCCTATCCAAACAGAAAAAGGTAGCTAATAACAATCCCACTCCGTTCGCCAAAGTAGATTCTATCGGAACAAGACCATTTATCCGCCACTTGGCCAACGGCATTGTTAATAAGGACAGAAACGGCGTTATCGTTGCCCGCATGTACCGTATGAGTGGTTCTACTTGGGACGCGCTTTACAACAACAAAATATGGAAAATGCCCAACCACTCCCATTTGGGCCGTATGACTTACAGTAAAGTCGGCAATCTGGATGTGTATTTCGGCGAATGGGCGGATGTGAAAGCGGGAGCAGGTGCGGGTACTGTCGGTACCAATACTTCCGTGTTCTACAACGGCACGGGTAAAACTACCAGAATGCCGACCAGCGGCAAGGCTACCTATGCCGTCAAAGGTATCAACAATTACGTCAACCAGAACTCGCCCATCATGACCGGCACGCTGACCGCCGATTTCGGTGCCAAGAAATTGAACGGTACGATTACCAAAACAGGTTTGAGTGTTGCAATCGACAATGCCGTTATCAATACCGCCCAGGCTTCGTTTAGCGGCGCCGCCAAAGCCAACAGTAGCATCAACGGCAGAACCCAAGGCCATTTCTACGGCAACAATGCCGCCGCGCTGGCAGGGGTAGCCGATTTTAATAATCCTAAACTCAATACTGCCTTCGGCGGCACCAGACGCTAA
- a CDS encoding IS3 family transposase, whose product MLYARRGRLPKGVKSPQPKTDRKGQSQTVQTLRAQHPLKYLLHIANLPKSSFYYHHQDRPDPEAADKALLVETYRRHKGRYGQRRIAAALGWNRKKVARLMKQLELKALIRAKKAYRHPAMGEISEHLLKRLFKAEKPNEKWLTDVTELKGKDGKLYLSPILDLFNREIVAYAMSRRADSEMVKEMLEKAAPRLTAKGTMLHSDQGVLYRTSGYRELLAEYSMVQSMSRKANCWDNAPMESFFAVLKTECFYNAGELTVDELMKQIDDYMDYYNRERCSLKLKKLSPVAYRTQLAQSA is encoded by the coding sequence GTGCTATATGCGCGCAGAGGTCGCCTACCTAAAGGAGTTAAAAGCCCTCAGCCAAAAACAGACCGAAAAGGACAAAGCCAAACCGTCCAAACACTGAGGGCGCAACACCCGCTCAAATACCTGCTGCACATCGCAAACCTGCCCAAAAGCAGCTTTTACTACCATCACCAAGACCGACCCGATCCCGAAGCAGCCGACAAAGCCCTCCTTGTCGAAACCTACCGGCGGCATAAAGGACGCTACGGACAAAGGCGCATTGCCGCAGCATTGGGTTGGAACCGCAAAAAAGTGGCGCGGTTGATGAAGCAGTTGGAACTGAAAGCCCTCATACGGGCGAAAAAAGCCTACCGCCATCCCGCCATGGGCGAGATATCGGAGCACCTCCTCAAACGCCTATTCAAAGCTGAAAAGCCCAACGAAAAATGGCTGACCGACGTTACCGAACTCAAAGGAAAGGACGGCAAACTGTACCTCTCGCCAATCTTGGACTTGTTCAACCGCGAGATCGTCGCCTACGCCATGAGCCGCAGAGCCGACAGCGAAATGGTGAAGGAAATGCTCGAAAAAGCCGCCCCCCGTCTGACTGCTAAAGGAACGATGCTGCATTCGGACCAAGGCGTGCTGTACCGTACGTCGGGATATAGGGAATTGCTTGCGGAGTATTCCATGGTTCAAAGCATGTCGCGAAAGGCGAACTGTTGGGACAATGCGCCGATGGAAAGCTTCTTTGCGGTGTTAAAGACGGAGTGTTTCTATAACGCAGGTGAATTGACGGTAGATGAATTGATGAAGCAGATAGATGACTATATGGATTACTACAACCGGGAGCGTTGCAGTTTGAAATTGAAAAAGCTGAGTCCTGTCGCATACAGAACCCAGCTTGCACAGAGCGCCTGA
- a CDS encoding Slam-dependent surface lipoprotein produces the protein MKHTELLIIAVAVFAATAAQAQPHFFVSGTQAGATVTDGRQPRYIRLGTESSGWYGNRASVHITYSNLLTYKGKRLYHTHKNSTSFARFDEIGRLPLTRRLFDGIVNRDDNGVTVTRLYRMYSPIYRYVPGGVPNDYSNLGRMSFARVGNADVYFGDWADVQPGAAAGTAGTNYSVFYNGTGKTTKMPTGGTAVYSVKGINHHVDANTPLLTGDLKADFAKKRLNGTIKRPGLSVTVDNAVINTANASFGGRATANDVSGTTRGNFYGNDAAALAGVAEFARNPNLNTAFGGTKK, from the coding sequence ATGAAACACACCGAACTTCTGATAATAGCGGTGGCTGTGTTTGCCGCTACCGCCGCGCAGGCACAGCCCCATTTTTTTGTATCCGGCACTCAAGCGGGCGCAACGGTTACGGACGGCAGGCAGCCGCGCTATATCAGGCTCGGAACCGAATCGTCAGGCTGGTACGGAAACAGGGCCTCCGTTCATATTACTTATTCCAATCTACTGACTTATAAAGGGAAAAGGCTGTACCACACCCATAAAAATTCGACTTCGTTCGCCCGCTTCGACGAAATCGGCAGATTACCGCTTACCCGCCGGTTATTCGACGGTATCGTCAACCGTGATGATAACGGCGTAACCGTTACCCGCCTTTACCGTATGTACAGCCCGATTTACAGATATGTCCCCGGCGGGGTACCCAACGATTATTCCAACCTGGGCCGCATGTCTTTTGCCAGGGTCGGCAACGCGGATGTGTATTTCGGCGATTGGGCGGACGTGCAGCCGGGTGCGGCGGCGGGAACTGCCGGAACCAATTATTCCGTGTTCTACAACGGTACGGGCAAAACCACGAAAATGCCGACCGGCGGCACCGCCGTTTACTCGGTCAAAGGTATTAATCATCATGTTGATGCCAATACCCCCCTGCTGACCGGCGATTTAAAGGCGGACTTCGCTAAAAAAAGGCTGAACGGCACGATTAAACGCCCCGGCCTGAGCGTTACCGTCGATAATGCCGTTATCAACACCGCGAACGCTTCGTTCGGCGGCAGGGCTACGGCCAACGATGTAAGCGGTACGACCCGTGGCAATTTCTACGGCAACGATGCCGCCGCACTGGCCGGTGTCGCCGAGTTCGCCCGAAATCCGAATCTCAATACTGCTTTCGGCGGTACGAAAAAATAA
- a CDS encoding Gfo/Idh/MocA family oxidoreductase — translation MQKIKIGLAGFGMSAQVFHLPFWRADSRFEVVRVFERSGNRAQEVLPQAQTVRSFEELLTDDVDLVVVTTPNQTHFDFAAQALRAGKNVVVEKPLCATAAQALQLAELAERQDVLLTVYQNRRWDSAPLTAKKLLSDDLLGEIVDAEFRFERYAAALNKKRWKETGEAGVGLVYDLGSHLMDMAVDIFGMPDELYADVRYQHEGAVSDDNFYIALYYADGKKVALTASKYAREPLPFMTLHGKRGSYVKQNVDNQEALLLGGAQPVGAWNREPEDEWGILHTEIDGAVVRKTIESVSGNYAAFYENLYDALQGKTPAAVQPRQVAEVLGLLDKVYESAKSECRVKVSGVV, via the coding sequence ATGCAGAAAATCAAAATCGGATTGGCAGGGTTCGGCATGTCGGCGCAGGTGTTCCATCTGCCGTTTTGGCGTGCGGATTCGCGGTTTGAAGTCGTGCGCGTGTTTGAACGCAGCGGCAATAGGGCGCAGGAAGTCCTGCCGCAGGCGCAGACCGTGCGTTCGTTTGAGGAGTTGCTTACCGACGATGTGGATTTGGTGGTCGTGACCACGCCGAACCAGACGCATTTCGATTTTGCCGCTCAGGCTTTGCGTGCGGGTAAAAATGTGGTGGTGGAAAAACCGTTGTGCGCCACGGCGGCGCAAGCCTTGCAACTGGCGGAACTCGCCGAGCGGCAGGACGTATTGCTGACCGTTTACCAAAACCGCCGTTGGGACAGCGCACCGCTGACCGCCAAAAAACTGCTTTCAGACGACCTCTTGGGCGAAATTGTGGATGCGGAGTTTCGTTTCGAGCGTTATGCGGCTGCCTTGAACAAAAAACGCTGGAAGGAAACCGGCGAGGCGGGCGTGGGACTGGTGTACGACTTGGGTTCGCACCTCATGGATATGGCGGTCGATATTTTCGGGATGCCCGATGAGCTTTATGCCGATGTGCGCTATCAACATGAAGGAGCGGTCAGCGACGACAATTTCTATATCGCGCTTTATTACGCTGACGGCAAAAAAGTTGCCCTGACCGCAAGCAAATATGCCCGCGAACCTTTGCCATTCATGACTTTGCATGGCAAACGCGGTTCATACGTCAAACAAAACGTCGACAACCAAGAAGCCCTGCTGCTCGGCGGCGCGCAACCCGTCGGAGCTTGGAACCGTGAGCCGGAGGACGAATGGGGCATCCTGCATACCGAAATTGATGGGGCGGTTGTCCGCAAAACAATCGAAAGCGTCAGCGGAAATTATGCAGCGTTTTATGAAAACCTTTATGACGCCTTGCAAGGCAAGACTCCCGCAGCGGTGCAGCCGCGCCAAGTGGCGGAGGTGCTGGGGTTGCTGGACAAGGTTTATGAAAGCGCGAAATCGGAGTGTCGGGTGAAGGTGTCGGGAGTGGTTTAA
- the rpoD gene encoding RNA polymerase sigma factor RpoD, producing the protein MSKDQNHEDYQEQDDNRPLTLEEQRARLRQLIIMGKERGYITYSEINDALPDDMSDADQIDNIVSMISGLGIQVTEQAPDAEDILLSDNAAAVTDDDAVAEAEAALSSADSEFGRTTDPVRMYMREMGQVDLLTREDEIIIAKKIENALKNMVQAISACPGSIAEILELIEQIRKDEIRVDEVVEAIIDPNEVLLNELGLGHLESASNDDDSGSSEEDEADEDDDDDDSGSDSEAMSAAHLAELKQKVLEHFAFIESEYGKMIKKLEKHDSRHPDYLAHRDAIANKLLEVRFATRQIESLSGNLRSRVENIRKLEREIRDICLDRVHMERDYFIQNFLPEITNLKWVEEEVAKGRVWSDALDRFRHAILEKQTELANMEKETRISIEELKDINKNMVSSEKETAAAKQEMIQANLRLVISIAKKYTNRGLQFLDLIQEGNIGLMKAVDKFEYRRGYKFSTYATWWIRQAITRSIADQARTIRIPVHMIETINKMNRISRQYLQETGEEPDSAKLAELMEMPEDKIRKIMKIAKEPISMETPIGDDDDSHLGDFIEDANNVAPADAAMYTSLHEVTKEILESLTPREAKVLRMRFGIDMNTDHTLEEVGKQFDVTRERIRQIEAKALRKLRHPTRSDRLRSFLDSEDSKL; encoded by the coding sequence ATGTCTAAAGACCAAAATCACGAAGACTATCAAGAACAGGACGACAACCGTCCGCTGACCCTCGAAGAGCAGCGCGCCCGCCTGCGCCAGCTCATCATCATGGGTAAGGAACGCGGCTACATCACTTATTCCGAAATCAACGACGCCTTGCCCGACGATATGTCAGATGCGGATCAAATCGACAACATCGTCAGCATGATTTCCGGCTTGGGTATCCAAGTGACCGAGCAGGCGCCTGACGCGGAAGACATTTTGTTGAGCGACAACGCCGCCGCCGTCACCGACGACGATGCCGTTGCCGAAGCCGAAGCCGCCTTGTCCAGCGCGGACTCCGAATTCGGCAGAACCACCGACCCCGTACGTATGTATATGCGCGAAATGGGGCAGGTTGACCTGCTGACCCGCGAAGACGAAATCATCATTGCCAAAAAAATCGAAAACGCCCTGAAAAACATGGTGCAGGCAATTTCCGCCTGTCCGGGCTCCATTGCCGAAATCCTTGAGCTGATCGAGCAAATCCGCAAGGATGAAATCCGCGTGGACGAAGTGGTCGAAGCCATCATCGACCCGAACGAAGTGTTGCTCAACGAATTGGGCTTGGGACACTTGGAAAGCGCGTCAAACGACGACGATTCCGGCAGCAGTGAAGAAGATGAAGCGGATGAAGACGACGATGACGACGATTCCGGCAGCGACTCCGAAGCCATGTCCGCTGCCCATCTTGCCGAATTGAAGCAAAAAGTGCTGGAACACTTCGCCTTCATCGAAAGCGAATACGGCAAGATGATCAAAAAGCTGGAAAAACACGACAGCCGCCACCCCGATTATCTGGCACACCGCGACGCCATCGCCAACAAGCTCTTGGAAGTCCGCTTTGCCACCCGCCAAATCGAAAGCCTCAGCGGCAACCTGCGCAGCCGTGTCGAAAACATCCGCAAGCTCGAACGCGAAATCCGCGACATCTGCCTTGACCGCGTCCATATGGAACGCGACTACTTCATCCAAAACTTCCTGCCCGAAATCACCAACCTGAAATGGGTGGAAGAAGAAGTCGCCAAAGGCAGGGTCTGGAGCGACGCGCTCGACCGCTTCCGCCACGCCATCCTCGAAAAACAAACCGAGTTGGCGAACATGGAAAAAGAAACCCGCATTTCCATCGAAGAGCTGAAAGACATCAACAAAAACATGGTGTCGAGCGAAAAAGAAACCGCAGCCGCCAAGCAGGAAATGATTCAGGCAAACTTGCGCCTGGTGATTTCCATCGCCAAAAAATACACCAACCGAGGTTTGCAGTTCCTTGATTTGATTCAAGAAGGCAACATCGGCTTGATGAAGGCGGTCGACAAGTTCGAATACCGCCGCGGCTACAAATTCTCCACCTACGCAACATGGTGGATCCGCCAAGCGATTACCCGCTCGATTGCCGACCAGGCGCGCACCATCCGTATTCCGGTGCACATGATTGAAACCATCAACAAGATGAACCGTATCTCCCGCCAGTATCTGCAAGAAACCGGCGAAGAGCCCGATTCCGCCAAACTTGCCGAGTTGATGGAAATGCCGGAAGACAAAATCCGCAAAATCATGAAAATCGCCAAAGAGCCGATTTCGATGGAAACCCCGATCGGCGACGACGACGATTCGCACTTGGGCGACTTCATCGAGGATGCCAACAACGTTGCCCCTGCAGACGCCGCGATGTACACCAGCCTGCACGAAGTCACCAAAGAAATCCTCGAAAGCCTGACCCCGCGCGAAGCCAAAGTCCTGCGTATGCGCTTCGGTATCGACATGAATACCGATCACACGCTCGAAGAAGTCGGCAAACAGTTTGACGTAACCCGCGAACGTATCCGTCAAATCGAAGCCAAAGCCCTGCGCAAACTGCGCCATCCGACCCGCAGCGACCGCCTCAGAAGCTTCCTCGACAGCGAAGACAGCAAACTGTAA
- a CDS encoding surface lipoprotein assembly modifier, whose translation MKRLLILPVFLSLLPHAFADDREDRFMQLKQGTELRRAQQERNEADNTAIEFGAGEVQDGEDLALSLMKAVNAQNEEETARLLDIYRRQDDSDPDIVLFAEANQAVFRDDLKAALAKYRELYRKNPEFLRGRLDLARLLFIDKQNKESAALFDGIDIPEVPAVNEKIKVFADALKKRDAWSGSVSFGAGYDTNLNQSSGATVVRNQTSCGFDSNGQPILDGDGMLSCRNERLDAYAPDALKNRMWVYEANLSRRISLNGHHGLQLGGYAWGRLYPGNKEYGEHNINVSPAYSFQSKDHSFSIGPQVQYEWSGGKLRDSSAGISTAYSRTFSDQASLGVQLDHKYDRYRGELKHFNGPQTLLFTTAIYALPKDWLVFGGYDYLRKNSREKVDSYRRHGLRAGVNKRFESGIDATFQAIWRKTAYQDYHAWLETRRHDSERTYQLDIKFDRPSFRGITPVFSIKHTDNKSSSWLNRYKRNEFTVKAEYKF comes from the coding sequence ATGAAACGCCTGCTCATCCTGCCCGTTTTTCTGAGCCTGCTGCCCCACGCGTTTGCCGACGACAGGGAAGACCGCTTCATGCAGCTCAAACAGGGAACGGAACTCCGCCGCGCGCAGCAGGAAAGGAACGAAGCGGACAATACGGCGATTGAGTTCGGCGCGGGAGAAGTGCAGGACGGCGAAGATTTGGCGTTGTCGCTGATGAAGGCGGTCAACGCGCAAAACGAAGAGGAAACGGCGCGGCTGTTGGACATTTACCGCCGTCAGGATGATTCCGACCCCGATATAGTGCTGTTTGCCGAGGCCAATCAGGCGGTGTTCCGCGACGATTTGAAGGCCGCGCTGGCGAAATACCGCGAGCTTTACCGTAAAAATCCCGAATTTCTGCGCGGCCGCCTGGATTTGGCGCGGCTGCTGTTTATAGACAAACAAAACAAAGAATCGGCGGCATTGTTCGACGGCATCGATATTCCTGAAGTGCCCGCCGTCAATGAGAAAATCAAAGTGTTTGCCGACGCTTTGAAGAAACGCGATGCGTGGAGCGGTTCGGTTTCGTTCGGCGCGGGTTACGACACCAACTTAAACCAATCGTCGGGCGCGACGGTTGTCCGCAATCAGACAAGCTGCGGTTTCGATTCGAACGGGCAACCGATTCTGGACGGCGACGGAATGCTGTCCTGCCGCAACGAACGGCTTGACGCCTACGCGCCCGATGCGTTGAAAAACCGGATGTGGGTATATGAAGCCAACTTAAGCAGACGCATTTCGCTCAACGGCCACCACGGCCTGCAACTGGGCGGCTACGCATGGGGCCGGCTCTATCCCGGCAACAAGGAATACGGCGAACACAATATCAACGTCAGCCCCGCTTACAGTTTTCAGAGCAAAGACCATTCCTTCAGTATCGGCCCGCAGGTGCAATACGAATGGTCGGGCGGCAAACTGCGCGACAGCAGCGCCGGCATCAGCACGGCATACAGCCGCACCTTTTCCGACCAAGCCTCGCTGGGCGTGCAGCTTGATCACAAATACGACCGCTACCGCGGCGAATTAAAACATTTCAACGGCCCGCAGACGCTTCTGTTCACCACCGCCATCTACGCCCTGCCGAAAGACTGGCTGGTATTCGGCGGCTACGACTACCTGCGCAAAAACAGCCGCGAAAAAGTGGATTCCTACCGCCGGCACGGCCTGCGCGCGGGTGTCAACAAACGTTTCGAATCCGGCATCGACGCCACCTTTCAGGCAATCTGGCGTAAAACAGCATATCAGGACTACCATGCCTGGCTGGAAACCCGCCGCCATGATTCCGAACGCACCTATCAGTTGGACATCAAATTTGACCGTCCGTCCTTCCGCGGCATCACGCCCGTTTTCAGCATCAAACACACCGACAACAAAAGCTCGTCCTGGCTGAACCGCTACAAACGCAACGAATTTACCGTCAAAGCAGAATACAAGTTTTAA
- the truB gene encoding tRNA pseudouridine(55) synthase TruB, translating into MTAKPAKRPVNGVLLLDKPEGLSSNTALQKARRLYNAEKAGHTGVLDPLATGLLPVCFGEATKFAQYLLDADKAYTATLKLGEASSTGDAEGEIIATARADISLAEFQTACQALTGNIRQVPPMFSALKHEGKPLYEYARKGIVIERKPRDITIYAIDITEFNAPKAVIDVRCSKGTYIRTLSEDIAKHIGTFAHLTALRRTETAGFTIRESHTLEALAELNETERDALLLPCDVLVRHFPKIELNDRAVTMLKCGQHPQFIEDISANQPIRVYDHRGAFVGLAEYQKEIGRLKALRLMNTAKD; encoded by the coding sequence ATGACCGCCAAACCCGCCAAACGCCCCGTCAACGGCGTCCTTCTGCTCGACAAGCCCGAAGGACTTTCCAGCAACACCGCCCTGCAAAAAGCCCGCCGTCTCTACAACGCCGAGAAAGCGGGGCATACCGGCGTGCTCGACCCTTTGGCAACCGGACTTTTGCCCGTCTGCTTCGGCGAAGCGACCAAGTTCGCCCAATACCTACTGGATGCCGACAAAGCCTACACCGCCACCCTGAAACTCGGCGAAGCCAGCAGCACGGGCGACGCCGAAGGCGAAATCATCGCCACTGCCCGCGCCGATATTTCCTTAGCCGAATTTCAGACGGCCTGCCAAGCCCTGACAGGCAACATCCGCCAAGTGCCGCCGATGTTTTCCGCCCTCAAACACGAAGGCAAACCGCTGTACGAATACGCCCGTAAAGGCATCGTCATCGAACGCAAACCGCGCGACATCACCATTTACGCCATCGACATCACCGAGTTTAACGCGCCCAAAGCCGTCATCGACGTACGTTGCAGCAAAGGCACCTACATCCGCACCCTCAGCGAAGACATCGCCAAACACATCGGCACGTTCGCCCACCTGACCGCCCTGCGCCGTACGGAAACCGCCGGTTTCACCATCCGCGAAAGCCACACGCTCGAAGCCTTGGCAGAATTAAACGAAACCGAACGCGACGCCCTGCTCCTGCCCTGCGACGTTTTAGTGCGGCACTTCCCCAAAATCGAACTGAACGACCGTGCCGTAACCATGCTCAAATGCGGCCAGCACCCGCAGTTTATCGAGGACATCTCCGCCAACCAGCCCATCCGCGTTTACGATCATCGCGGCGCATTCGTCGGTTTGGCAGAATACCAAAAAGAAATCGGCCGCCTCAAAGCCCTGCGGCTGATGAACACGGCGAAAGACTGA
- the dnaG gene encoding DNA primase has product MIPSDFIDELLAKVDIVDIIDEQVPLKKGGANYMACCPFHKEKTPSFSVSPTKQFYHCFSCGAHGSAIGFVMEHQGLSFPEAVQFLADRVGMAVPKVRGQNDNPEVRAERKKKQQTLEETTAAAADFYAQQLKFNPAAKAYLDKRGLSAEVIAHYGLGYAPDGWQPLAQVFQPYPNTALVDTGMVIDNEGRHYDRFRHRIMFPIRNPRGQVIGFGGRVLDDSKPKYLNSPDTPLFDKGKNLYGLYEGRAAVKEAGRILVVEGYMDVVALAQFGVGYGVAALGTATTAEHVKILMRQADSIYFCFDGDSAGRKAAWRALENALPQLKDDKSLHFLFLPEEHDPDSYIRAYGKAQFEDALLNQSKPLSEYFWEHLSDDLNLNTQEGKAELVKTSSPLLAQITAPALAYLLKQRLSELVGIDPDNLAQLLGQEAPKRHVKQKSYKLPPISVKQPVMLTLVQRQIRSLLINPDWAAYIDLPDYLALDGDFACLANLAETIKSHAAVPATAQVLEYMRGSPYEETVNQIFQSTLYSEEMEGGGEEDRENFQIGMKKLLNELKYQQIETLKQKSLQSGLNENEKKLLLSLLTAKQN; this is encoded by the coding sequence ATGATTCCATCCGATTTCATTGACGAGCTTCTGGCCAAAGTCGATATTGTCGATATTATCGACGAGCAGGTCCCGCTGAAGAAGGGCGGGGCGAACTATATGGCTTGTTGTCCGTTCCACAAGGAAAAGACGCCGTCGTTTTCGGTCAGTCCGACCAAGCAGTTTTATCATTGTTTCAGTTGTGGGGCGCATGGTTCGGCGATTGGTTTTGTGATGGAACATCAGGGGCTGTCGTTTCCGGAGGCGGTGCAGTTTCTGGCTGACCGCGTGGGCATGGCTGTGCCTAAAGTGCGCGGGCAGAACGACAATCCTGAAGTCCGTGCCGAACGTAAGAAAAAACAGCAGACGCTGGAGGAAACGACGGCTGCGGCGGCTGATTTTTATGCGCAACAGTTGAAATTTAATCCGGCGGCGAAGGCTTATTTGGATAAACGCGGTTTGAGTGCGGAAGTCATCGCGCATTATGGTTTGGGCTACGCGCCCGACGGCTGGCAGCCTTTGGCGCAAGTGTTCCAACCGTACCCGAATACTGCGTTGGTGGATACGGGGATGGTGATTGACAATGAGGGGCGGCATTACGACCGCTTCCGTCATCGGATTATGTTCCCCATCCGCAATCCGCGCGGGCAGGTCATCGGTTTCGGCGGCAGGGTGTTGGACGACTCGAAGCCGAAATATTTGAATTCGCCTGATACACCTTTGTTTGATAAGGGGAAAAACCTTTACGGATTATATGAAGGTCGTGCTGCGGTCAAGGAAGCAGGGCGGATTTTGGTGGTCGAAGGCTATATGGACGTGGTCGCGCTGGCGCAGTTCGGCGTGGGCTACGGCGTGGCGGCTTTGGGTACGGCGACGACGGCGGAACACGTCAAAATCCTGATGCGTCAGGCGGACAGTATTTATTTCTGTTTCGACGGCGACAGCGCGGGACGGAAAGCGGCTTGGCGCGCGTTGGAAAATGCGTTGCCGCAGTTGAAAGACGACAAATCGCTGCATTTTTTGTTCTTACCCGAAGAACATGACCCCGACAGCTACATCCGCGCCTACGGCAAAGCGCAATTTGAAGATGCGCTGTTGAATCAAAGCAAGCCTTTGTCGGAATATTTTTGGGAGCATCTTTCAGACGACCTCAATCTCAATACGCAGGAAGGTAAGGCAGAATTGGTGAAAACCAGTTCGCCGCTTTTGGCGCAGATTACCGCGCCGGCATTGGCGTATCTATTGAAACAACGGCTTAGCGAGCTGGTCGGCATCGATCCCGACAATCTCGCCCAACTGCTGGGGCAGGAAGCGCCCAAACGGCACGTCAAACAAAAAAGCTACAAACTGCCTCCGATTTCCGTCAAACAGCCGGTCATGCTGACGCTGGTGCAACGGCAAATCCGCAGCCTCTTGATAAATCCGGATTGGGCTGCATATATAGACCTGCCCGATTATTTGGCATTGGACGGCGATTTCGCCTGCCTTGCCAATCTTGCCGAAACCATTAAAAGCCATGCCGCCGTACCTGCTACCGCGCAGGTTTTAGAGTATATGCGCGGTTCTCCTTACGAAGAAACCGTGAACCAAATCTTCCAATCGACACTCTATTCTGAAGAAATGGAAGGCGGAGGCGAAGAAGACCGCGAGAACTTCCAAATCGGCATGAAGAAACTCCTTAACGAGTTAAAATACCAACAAATCGAAACCCTCAAGCAGAAAAGCCTGCAATCGGGTTTGAATGAAAATGAAAAAAAACTCTTGCTGTCGCTTTTGACCGCAAAGCAAAATTGA
- a CDS encoding helix-turn-helix domain-containing protein: protein MSKYTLHFKYQAVLHYLHIRSQQRTADHYGISRTHLRRWIRAYQEGGIGALEHPQSKTMPQHRKNPFIADKPDQEKTQAELIEELCYMRAEVAYLKELKALSQKQTEKDKAKPSKH, encoded by the coding sequence ATGAGCAAATATACATTACACTTCAAATACCAAGCCGTACTCCACTACCTGCATATACGCAGCCAACAACGTACCGCAGACCACTACGGCATTTCCCGAACCCACCTGAGACGATGGATACGCGCCTATCAAGAAGGCGGTATCGGCGCACTCGAACATCCCCAATCCAAAACCATGCCCCAACACCGCAAAAACCCCTTCATCGCCGACAAACCCGACCAAGAAAAAACGCAGGCAGAGCTTATCGAAGAGTTGTGCTATATGCGCGCAGAGGTCGCCTACCTAAAGGAGTTAAAAGCCCTCAGCCAAAAACAGACCGAAAAGGACAAAGCCAAACCGTCCAAACACTGA